Proteins from one Cyclopterus lumpus isolate fCycLum1 chromosome 11, fCycLum1.pri, whole genome shotgun sequence genomic window:
- the si:ch211-215i13.3 gene encoding brain and acute leukemia cytoplasmic protein isoform X2: MIFPMGCGGSRADAIIEPRYHESWTRETESTWLTNTDVETSLPVANSKALEASLREKRMVNTGTQCGKQALTSTGSNHQRRPRRSLSDQTTRESKRRASKEASALSKDGQPVNINSSGDAEPGNVCDER, translated from the exons ATGATTTTCCCGATGGGTTGTGGAGGGAGTCGGGCGGACGCGATCATCGAGCCGAGGTACCACGAGAGCTGGACCAGAGAAACGGAATCGACGTGGCTTACCAACACGGACGTCGAGACCTCCCTGCCAGTAGCAAACA GTAAAGCTCTGGAGGCCAGTCTGAGGGAGAAGAGGATGGTGAACACAGGCACCCAGTGTGGGAAGCAGGCCCTCACGTCCACTGGCTCCAACCACCAGAGGAGACCCAGGCGCTCCTTGAGTGAT CAAACCACTCGTGAGTCCAAAAGGAGGGCGTCAAAAGAGGCCAGCGCGTTGTCTAAGGACGGGCAGCCCGTCAATATCAACAGCAGTGGAGACGCTGAACCTGGGAACGTGTGTGATGAAAGATGA
- the si:ch211-215i13.3 gene encoding uncharacterized protein si:ch211-215i13.3 isoform X1 — translation MIFPMGCGGSRADAIIEPRYHESWTRETESTWLTNTDVETSLPVANSKALEASLREKRMVNTGTQCGKQALTSTGSNHQRRPRRSLSDVGVTSSSKPLVSPKGGRQKRPARCLRTGSPSISTAVETLNLGTCVMKDEEKPRLCEEEDGSSSCEKFTRRWDGDSQTCVDDVCS, via the exons ATGATTTTCCCGATGGGTTGTGGAGGGAGTCGGGCGGACGCGATCATCGAGCCGAGGTACCACGAGAGCTGGACCAGAGAAACGGAATCGACGTGGCTTACCAACACGGACGTCGAGACCTCCCTGCCAGTAGCAAACA GTAAAGCTCTGGAGGCCAGTCTGAGGGAGAAGAGGATGGTGAACACAGGCACCCAGTGTGGGAAGCAGGCCCTCACGTCCACTGGCTCCAACCACCAGAGGAGACCCAGGCGCTCCTTGAGTGATGTAGGTGTCACTAGTAGCAG CAAACCACTCGTGAGTCCAAAAGGAGGGCGTCAAAAGAGGCCAGCGCGTTGTCTAAGGACGGGCAGCCCGTCAATATCAACAGCAGTGGAGACGCTGAACCTGGGAACGTGTGTGATGAAAGATGAAGAAAAGCCAAGactctgtgaagaggaagatggcAGCTCGAGCTGTGAAAAGTTCACCAGACGATGGGACGGGGATTCACAGACTTGTGTGGATGATGTTTGCTCGTGA
- the spire1a gene encoding protein spire homolog 1 isoform X2 has translation MAKRPGTDDGMLTSPTILRDFASDPSPGDGDVDMDCSDGAAEVSLEDILKLYSQPINEEQAWAVCYQCGRTLAQKRRRKSSKSAGGSAVDYPMRIEGPGDVRIGWDGTVKLLFEDCTDKYQPAATSLEVIDSLGIMIYKALDYGLKENEERELSPPLERLIDMMTNAEKNQSDPCPDEGYEATEEEDECEEEEEEQEEEEPVSATTTSSVSSIRSYRDLITLCSSHLPSTSNAASHYQAVCRALYAETRELNTFLEKIKNAKENLRKMEGGTREEPVKDLDELQNADWARFWVQVMRDLRDGVKLKKVQDRQYNPLPIEYQLTPYEMLMDDIRSKRYMLRKVMVKGDIPPRLKKSAHEIILDFIRSRPPLNPVASRKLKPHPARPRSLHERLLEGIKAERKLRPVSPDMIRRSRLGAGKSISTPQDLFRASDSPDGLRKLAVSTQFLASGSLLGPNQDGAQLPSQRKRLLIAPTLAELDSSDSDEEPSRSSSSMSTSLKEDTSPESVIGKKVPPNLLPVSATQHSDKRRSPQRRHSIEKETPTNVCPFVPPSRQSSKSLEEFCYPVECLALTVEEVMHIRQVLVKAELEKFQQYKDIYTALKKGKVCFSCRTKKFSLFTWAYTCQFCKRPVCSQCSKKMRLPSKPYSTLPIYSLGPSAVAKEEASGASALAAPEKHPFGSGHSRNSLRRSVYKLSKQSSSSNSKEGQSQDEPELPKELTEDWVTMEICVDCKKFIMEIITSSRRSLCVATKRARLNRKTQSFYMSSSNSVNFRPSERTIKEA, from the exons ATGGCCAAGCGACCGGGGACCGACGACGGGATGTTGACTTCGCCGACCATTCTCCGCGACTTCGCGTCCGATCCGAGCCCCGGGGACGGGGACGTGGACATGGACTGCAGCGACGGAGCCGCGGAGGTCTCCTTGGAAGACATCCTGAAACTGTACAGCCAGCCGATAAACGAGGAGCAGGCCTGGGCCGTGTGCTACCAGTGCGGTCGGACTTTAGCGCAGAAACGTCGGAGGAAAAGCTCCAAGTCCGCCGGTGGATCGGCCGTCGACTACCCGATGAGGATCGAGGGACCCGGGGATGTGAGGATCGGGTGGGACGGGACCGTGAAACTGCTCTTCGAAGACTGCACAG ATAAATACCAACCGGCTGCAACGTCATTGGAG GTCATTGACTCATTGGGCATCATGATTTACAAAGCTCTAGACTATGGCCTCAAAGAAAATGAGGAGCGGGAACTCAGCCCGCCGCTGGAGCGTCTGATCGACATGATGACAAACGCCGAAAAAAACCAGAGTGACCCCTGTCCTGACGAGGGCTACGaagccacagaggaggaggatgagtgtgaggaggaagaagaggagcaggaggaagaggagcccgtctctgccaccaccaccagctctgTCAGCAGCATTCGCAGCTATCGAGACCTCATCACG CTATGTTCTTCCCACCTACCCAGCACATCCAACGCTGCAAGTCATTACCAGGCTGTGTGTCGTGCTCTCTATGCTGAGACCAGGGAACTAAACACCTTTCTGGAGAAGATCAAGAATGCCAAAGAG AACCTTCGGAAAATGGAAGGCGGTACTCGGGAGGAGCCTGTTAAAGACCTCGATGAGCTGCAAAATGCAGATTGG GCACGGTTCTGGGTGCAGGTGATGCGAGATCTACGAGATGGTGTTAAATTGAAGAAGGTTCAGGACCGTCAGTACAACCCATTACCCATTGAATACCAGCTCACACCCTACGAAATGCTGATGGACGATATCCGCTCCAAACGTTACATGCTGAGAAAAGTCATG GTGAAGGGAGACATCCCACCAAGGTTAAAGAAGAGTGCTCATGAGATCATTCTTGATTTCATCAGGTCGAGGCCGCCTCTCAACCCT GTTGCATCCCGTAAACTGAAACCCCACCCGGCACGTCCCCGGAGCCTCCACGAGCGACTGCTGGAGGGCATCAAGGCTGAAAGGAAGCTCAGGCCGGTCTCACCGGACATGATCCGCAGAAGCCGCCTCG GTGCAGGGAAAAGCATCAGCACTCCTCAGGACTTGTTCCGGGCCTCAG ACTCTCCTGATGGACTCAGGAAATTGGCTGTCAGCACCCAGTTTCTGGCCAGTGGCAGCCTGCTGGGCCCAAACCAAGATGGAGCCCAGCTCCCTAGCCAGAGGAAGAGGCTGCTCATAGCGCCCACACTGGCTGAGCTGGACAGCTCCGACTCTGAC GAGGAGCCCTCGCGGAGCAGCTCCAGTATGTCCACATCTTTGAAGGAGGACACGTCACCCGAGTCCGTCATCGGGAAGAAGG TTCCACCAAATCTCTTGCCTGTGTCTGCGACCCAACATTCAGACAAGCGTCGGTCTCCACAGAGGCGGCACTCAATCGAGAAGGAGACCCCCACCAATGTCTGCCCCTTTGTACCTCCCTCCAGACAGAGCTCCAAGTCTTTG GAGGAGTTCTGCTACCCAGTGGAGTGTCTGGCTCTGacggtggaggaggtgatgcACATCAGACAGGTTCTGGTCAAGGCAGAGCTGGAGAAGTTCCAGCAATACAAAGACATCTACACAGCCCTCAAGAAAGGAAAG GTTTGCTTTTCATGTCGGACCAAGAAGTTCTCTCTCTTTACTTGGGCCTACACCTGCCAGTTCTGCAAAAG gcctgtgtgttcccagTGCTCTAAAAAG aTGCGACTGCCATCCAAGCCCTACTCCACACTGCCCATTTATTCTTTGGGCCCCAGTGCGGTGGCTAAAGAAGAGGCAAGTGGAGCGTCTGCCCTTGCTGCGCCAGAAAAGCACCCATTCGGGTCTGGACACAGCCGAAACAGCCTACGCAGAAGTGTTTACAA GTTGTCAAAGCAGAGCAGCAGTAGTAACAGCAAAGAAGGGCAGTCACAGGATGAGCCTGAGCTGCCCAAGGAGCTCACTGAGGACTGGGTCACCATGGAGATCTGTGTAGACTGCAAAAAGTTCATCATGGAGATCATCACCTCCAGCAGGCGCAGCCTGTGCGTGGCCACCAAACGTGCTCGTCTCAATCGCAAGACCCAATCCTTCTACATGTCGTCATCTAACTCGGTCAACTTCAGGCCCTCTGAGCGCACCATCAAGGAGGCGTAG
- the spire1a gene encoding protein spire homolog 1 isoform X1: MAKRPGTDDGMLTSPTILRDFASDPSPGDGDVDMDCSDGAAEVSLEDILKLYSQPINEEQAWAVCYQCGRTLAQKRRRKSSKSAGGSAVDYPMRIEGPGDVRIGWDGTVKLLFEDCTDKYQPAATSLEVIDSLGIMIYKALDYGLKENEERELSPPLERLIDMMTNAEKNQSDPCPDEGYEATEEEDECEEEEEEQEEEEPVSATTTSSVSSIRSYRDLITLCSSHLPSTSNAASHYQAVCRALYAETRELNTFLEKIKNAKENLRKMEGGTREEPVKDLDELQNADWARFWVQVMRDLRDGVKLKKVQDRQYNPLPIEYQLTPYEMLMDDIRSKRYMLRKVMVKGDIPPRLKKSAHEIILDFIRSRPPLNPVASRKLKPHPARPRSLHERLLEGIKAERKLRPVSPDMIRRSRLGAGKSISTPQDLFRASDSPDGLRKLAVSTQFLASGSLLGPNQDGAQLPSQRKRLLIAPTLAELDSSDSDEEPSRSSSSMSTSLKEDTSPESVIGKKVPPNLLPVSATQHSDKRRSPQRRHSIEKETPTNVCPFVPPSRQSSKSLVEAASGARGTEEFCYPVECLALTVEEVMHIRQVLVKAELEKFQQYKDIYTALKKGKVCFSCRTKKFSLFTWAYTCQFCKRPVCSQCSKKMRLPSKPYSTLPIYSLGPSAVAKEEASGASALAAPEKHPFGSGHSRNSLRRSVYKLSKQSSSSNSKEGQSQDEPELPKELTEDWVTMEICVDCKKFIMEIITSSRRSLCVATKRARLNRKTQSFYMSSSNSVNFRPSERTIKEA; the protein is encoded by the exons ATGGCCAAGCGACCGGGGACCGACGACGGGATGTTGACTTCGCCGACCATTCTCCGCGACTTCGCGTCCGATCCGAGCCCCGGGGACGGGGACGTGGACATGGACTGCAGCGACGGAGCCGCGGAGGTCTCCTTGGAAGACATCCTGAAACTGTACAGCCAGCCGATAAACGAGGAGCAGGCCTGGGCCGTGTGCTACCAGTGCGGTCGGACTTTAGCGCAGAAACGTCGGAGGAAAAGCTCCAAGTCCGCCGGTGGATCGGCCGTCGACTACCCGATGAGGATCGAGGGACCCGGGGATGTGAGGATCGGGTGGGACGGGACCGTGAAACTGCTCTTCGAAGACTGCACAG ATAAATACCAACCGGCTGCAACGTCATTGGAG GTCATTGACTCATTGGGCATCATGATTTACAAAGCTCTAGACTATGGCCTCAAAGAAAATGAGGAGCGGGAACTCAGCCCGCCGCTGGAGCGTCTGATCGACATGATGACAAACGCCGAAAAAAACCAGAGTGACCCCTGTCCTGACGAGGGCTACGaagccacagaggaggaggatgagtgtgaggaggaagaagaggagcaggaggaagaggagcccgtctctgccaccaccaccagctctgTCAGCAGCATTCGCAGCTATCGAGACCTCATCACG CTATGTTCTTCCCACCTACCCAGCACATCCAACGCTGCAAGTCATTACCAGGCTGTGTGTCGTGCTCTCTATGCTGAGACCAGGGAACTAAACACCTTTCTGGAGAAGATCAAGAATGCCAAAGAG AACCTTCGGAAAATGGAAGGCGGTACTCGGGAGGAGCCTGTTAAAGACCTCGATGAGCTGCAAAATGCAGATTGG GCACGGTTCTGGGTGCAGGTGATGCGAGATCTACGAGATGGTGTTAAATTGAAGAAGGTTCAGGACCGTCAGTACAACCCATTACCCATTGAATACCAGCTCACACCCTACGAAATGCTGATGGACGATATCCGCTCCAAACGTTACATGCTGAGAAAAGTCATG GTGAAGGGAGACATCCCACCAAGGTTAAAGAAGAGTGCTCATGAGATCATTCTTGATTTCATCAGGTCGAGGCCGCCTCTCAACCCT GTTGCATCCCGTAAACTGAAACCCCACCCGGCACGTCCCCGGAGCCTCCACGAGCGACTGCTGGAGGGCATCAAGGCTGAAAGGAAGCTCAGGCCGGTCTCACCGGACATGATCCGCAGAAGCCGCCTCG GTGCAGGGAAAAGCATCAGCACTCCTCAGGACTTGTTCCGGGCCTCAG ACTCTCCTGATGGACTCAGGAAATTGGCTGTCAGCACCCAGTTTCTGGCCAGTGGCAGCCTGCTGGGCCCAAACCAAGATGGAGCCCAGCTCCCTAGCCAGAGGAAGAGGCTGCTCATAGCGCCCACACTGGCTGAGCTGGACAGCTCCGACTCTGAC GAGGAGCCCTCGCGGAGCAGCTCCAGTATGTCCACATCTTTGAAGGAGGACACGTCACCCGAGTCCGTCATCGGGAAGAAGG TTCCACCAAATCTCTTGCCTGTGTCTGCGACCCAACATTCAGACAAGCGTCGGTCTCCACAGAGGCGGCACTCAATCGAGAAGGAGACCCCCACCAATGTCTGCCCCTTTGTACCTCCCTCCAGACAGAGCTCCAAGTCTTTG GTGGAAGCTGCCAGCGGTGCTCGGGGCACG GAGGAGTTCTGCTACCCAGTGGAGTGTCTGGCTCTGacggtggaggaggtgatgcACATCAGACAGGTTCTGGTCAAGGCAGAGCTGGAGAAGTTCCAGCAATACAAAGACATCTACACAGCCCTCAAGAAAGGAAAG GTTTGCTTTTCATGTCGGACCAAGAAGTTCTCTCTCTTTACTTGGGCCTACACCTGCCAGTTCTGCAAAAG gcctgtgtgttcccagTGCTCTAAAAAG aTGCGACTGCCATCCAAGCCCTACTCCACACTGCCCATTTATTCTTTGGGCCCCAGTGCGGTGGCTAAAGAAGAGGCAAGTGGAGCGTCTGCCCTTGCTGCGCCAGAAAAGCACCCATTCGGGTCTGGACACAGCCGAAACAGCCTACGCAGAAGTGTTTACAA GTTGTCAAAGCAGAGCAGCAGTAGTAACAGCAAAGAAGGGCAGTCACAGGATGAGCCTGAGCTGCCCAAGGAGCTCACTGAGGACTGGGTCACCATGGAGATCTGTGTAGACTGCAAAAAGTTCATCATGGAGATCATCACCTCCAGCAGGCGCAGCCTGTGCGTGGCCACCAAACGTGCTCGTCTCAATCGCAAGACCCAATCCTTCTACATGTCGTCATCTAACTCGGTCAACTTCAGGCCCTCTGAGCGCACCATCAAGGAGGCGTAG